In one Dama dama isolate Ldn47 chromosome 5, ASM3311817v1, whole genome shotgun sequence genomic region, the following are encoded:
- the ALDH3A2 gene encoding aldehyde dehydrogenase family 3 member A2 isoform X3, which produces MLEKLPEWAAAKPAQRNLLTMLDEAYIQPEPLGVVLIIGAWNYPFVLTIQPLIGAIAAGNAVIIKPSEVSENTAKLLAKLLPQYLDQDLYAVVNGGVEETTELLKQRFDHIFYTGNTTVGKIVMQAAAKHLTPVTLELGGKSPCYVDQDCDLDVACRRIAWGKFMNCGQTCIAPDYVLCEPSLQDLIVRKVQEAVKEFYGENIKESPDYERIVNLRHFKRIQCLLEGQKIAFGGEIDESTRYIAPTILTDVDPDTKVMQEEIFGPILPIVPVKNADEAIQFINEREKPLAFYVFSHSSKLIKRMIEGTSSGGVTGNDVIMHFMLSSLPFGGVGSSGMGAYHGKHSFDTFSHQRPCLLKTLKREGANQLRYPPNSQSKVAWAKFFLLKRFNKGRLGLLLLTFLGVLAAVLIKRYQAVLRTKALLLFLAVHRRAIL; this is translated from the exons ATGCTGGAGAAGCTTCCAGAATGGGCTGCTGCTAAACCAGCTCAGAGGAACCTGCTCACCATGCTGGACGAGGCCTACATCCAGCCAGAGCCCCTGGGGGTCGTACTGATTATCGGAGCTTGGAACTACCCCTTTGTCCTCACCATCCAGCCCCTGATAGGAGCCATTGCTGCAG GAAATGCTGTGATTATCAAGCCTTCTGAAGTAAGTGAGAATACAGCCAAGCTCTTGGCTAAGCTCCTCCCTCAGTACTTGGACCAG GACCTGTATGCCGTCGTCAATGGTGGTGTCGAGGAGACCACGGAGCTTCTGAAGCAGCGATTTGACCACATTTTCTACACGGGAAACACCACTGTTGGAAAAATCGTTATGCAGGCTGCTGCCAAGCATCTGACCCCCGTGACCCTTGAACTGGGAGGGAAGAGCCCATGCTATGTGGACCAAGACTGTGACTTGGACGTCGCCTGCCG ACGCATCGCCTGGGGCAAGTTCATGAACTGTGGTCAGACCTGCATCGCCCCTGACTACGTGCTCTGTGAGCCATCCCTCCAGGACCTGATCGTGCGGAAGGTGCAGGAGGCCGTGAAG GAATTTTatggagaaaatataaaagaatctcCTGACTATGAGAGGATCGTCAATCTTCGTCATTTTAAGAGGATACAGTGTCTGCTGGAAGGACAGAAGATAGCTTTCGGTGGGGAGATAGATGAGTCCACACGCTACATAG cCCCAACAATACTCACTGACGTGGATCCTGACACCAAGGTGATGCAGGAAGAAATTTTTGGACCAATTCTTCCAATAGTGCCTGTGAAGAATGCAGATGAAGCCATACAGTTCATAAATGAACGTGAAAAGCCCCTGGCTTTCTACGTGTTTTCTCACAGCAGTAAG CTCATCAAGCGGATGATCGAGGGGACATCCAGCGGCGGTGTCACGGGCAATGATGTCATCATGCACTTCATGCTCAGCTCTCTGCCCTTCGGAGGCGTCG GGTCCAGCGGGATGGGAGCGTATCACGGAAAACACAGTTTCGATACTTTTTCCCATCAACGTCCCTGTTTATTAAAAACTCTCAAGCGGGAAGGCGCGAACCAACTCCGGTACCCTCCCAACAGCCAGTCGAAGGTGGCCTGGGCGAAATTTTTCTTGCTGAAGCGGTTCAACAAAGGGAGActcggcctcctgctgctcactTTCCTGGGTGTCCTGGCCGCCGTGCTCATCAAG AGGTACCAGGCTGTGCTGAGGACAAAGGCCCTGTTGCTTTTTCTGGCAGTTCACAGACGTGCCATCCTGTGA
- the ALDH3A2 gene encoding aldehyde dehydrogenase family 3 member A2 isoform X1 has product MEREVQRVRAAFGSGRSRPLTFRRRQLEALRAMIQEREKDILAAIGADLSKSEFNAYSQEVISVLGEIDLMLEKLPEWAAAKPAQRNLLTMLDEAYIQPEPLGVVLIIGAWNYPFVLTIQPLIGAIAAGNAVIIKPSEVSENTAKLLAKLLPQYLDQDLYAVVNGGVEETTELLKQRFDHIFYTGNTTVGKIVMQAAAKHLTPVTLELGGKSPCYVDQDCDLDVACRRIAWGKFMNCGQTCIAPDYVLCEPSLQDLIVRKVQEAVKEFYGENIKESPDYERIVNLRHFKRIQCLLEGQKIAFGGEIDESTRYIAPTILTDVDPDTKVMQEEIFGPILPIVPVKNADEAIQFINEREKPLAFYVFSHSSKLIKRMIEGTSSGGVTGNDVIMHFMLSSLPFGGVGSSGMGAYHGKHSFDTFSHQRPCLLKTLKREGANQLRYPPNSQSKVAWAKFFLLKRFNKGRLGLLLLTFLGVLAAVLIKRYQAVLRTKALLLFLAVHRRAIL; this is encoded by the exons ATGGAGCGCGAGGTCCAGCGGGTTCGCGCGGCTTTCGGCTCCGGCCGCTCTCGCCCCCTGACGTTCCGGCGGCGGCAGCTAGAGGCCCTGCGCGCGATGATCCAGGAGCGCGAGAAGGACATCCTGGCTGCCATCGGTGCGGACCTGAGCAAG AGCGAATTCAACGCATACAGTCAAGAAGTCATTTCTGTGCTTGGAGAAATTGATCTCATGCTGGAGAAGCTTCCAGAATGGGCTGCTGCTAAACCAGCTCAGAGGAACCTGCTCACCATGCTGGACGAGGCCTACATCCAGCCAGAGCCCCTGGGGGTCGTACTGATTATCGGAGCTTGGAACTACCCCTTTGTCCTCACCATCCAGCCCCTGATAGGAGCCATTGCTGCAG GAAATGCTGTGATTATCAAGCCTTCTGAAGTAAGTGAGAATACAGCCAAGCTCTTGGCTAAGCTCCTCCCTCAGTACTTGGACCAG GACCTGTATGCCGTCGTCAATGGTGGTGTCGAGGAGACCACGGAGCTTCTGAAGCAGCGATTTGACCACATTTTCTACACGGGAAACACCACTGTTGGAAAAATCGTTATGCAGGCTGCTGCCAAGCATCTGACCCCCGTGACCCTTGAACTGGGAGGGAAGAGCCCATGCTATGTGGACCAAGACTGTGACTTGGACGTCGCCTGCCG ACGCATCGCCTGGGGCAAGTTCATGAACTGTGGTCAGACCTGCATCGCCCCTGACTACGTGCTCTGTGAGCCATCCCTCCAGGACCTGATCGTGCGGAAGGTGCAGGAGGCCGTGAAG GAATTTTatggagaaaatataaaagaatctcCTGACTATGAGAGGATCGTCAATCTTCGTCATTTTAAGAGGATACAGTGTCTGCTGGAAGGACAGAAGATAGCTTTCGGTGGGGAGATAGATGAGTCCACACGCTACATAG cCCCAACAATACTCACTGACGTGGATCCTGACACCAAGGTGATGCAGGAAGAAATTTTTGGACCAATTCTTCCAATAGTGCCTGTGAAGAATGCAGATGAAGCCATACAGTTCATAAATGAACGTGAAAAGCCCCTGGCTTTCTACGTGTTTTCTCACAGCAGTAAG CTCATCAAGCGGATGATCGAGGGGACATCCAGCGGCGGTGTCACGGGCAATGATGTCATCATGCACTTCATGCTCAGCTCTCTGCCCTTCGGAGGCGTCG GGTCCAGCGGGATGGGAGCGTATCACGGAAAACACAGTTTCGATACTTTTTCCCATCAACGTCCCTGTTTATTAAAAACTCTCAAGCGGGAAGGCGCGAACCAACTCCGGTACCCTCCCAACAGCCAGTCGAAGGTGGCCTGGGCGAAATTTTTCTTGCTGAAGCGGTTCAACAAAGGGAGActcggcctcctgctgctcactTTCCTGGGTGTCCTGGCCGCCGTGCTCATCAAG AGGTACCAGGCTGTGCTGAGGACAAAGGCCCTGTTGCTTTTTCTGGCAGTTCACAGACGTGCCATCCTGTGA
- the ALDH3A2 gene encoding aldehyde dehydrogenase family 3 member A2 isoform X2 — protein sequence MEREVQRVRAAFGSGRSRPLTFRRRQLEALRAMIQEREKDILAAIGADLSKSEFNAYSQEVISVLGEIDLMLEKLPEWAAAKPAQRNLLTMLDEAYIQPEPLGVVLIIGAWNYPFVLTIQPLIGAIAAGNAVIIKPSEVSENTAKLLAKLLPQYLDQDLYAVVNGGVEETTELLKQRFDHIFYTGNTTVGKIVMQAAAKHLTPVTLELGGKSPCYVDQDCDLDVACRRIAWGKFMNCGQTCIAPDYVLCEPSLQDLIVRKVQEAVKEFYGENIKESPDYERIVNLRHFKRIQCLLEGQKIAFGGEIDESTRYIAPTILTDVDPDTKVMQEEIFGPILPIVPVKNADEAIQFINEREKPLAFYVFSHSSKLIKRMIEGTSSGGVTGNDVIMHFMLSSLPFGGVGSSGMGAYHGKHSFDTFSHQRPCLLKTLKREGANQLRYPPNSQSKVAWAKFFLLKRFNKGRLGLLLLTFLGVLAAVLIKAGYY from the exons ATGGAGCGCGAGGTCCAGCGGGTTCGCGCGGCTTTCGGCTCCGGCCGCTCTCGCCCCCTGACGTTCCGGCGGCGGCAGCTAGAGGCCCTGCGCGCGATGATCCAGGAGCGCGAGAAGGACATCCTGGCTGCCATCGGTGCGGACCTGAGCAAG AGCGAATTCAACGCATACAGTCAAGAAGTCATTTCTGTGCTTGGAGAAATTGATCTCATGCTGGAGAAGCTTCCAGAATGGGCTGCTGCTAAACCAGCTCAGAGGAACCTGCTCACCATGCTGGACGAGGCCTACATCCAGCCAGAGCCCCTGGGGGTCGTACTGATTATCGGAGCTTGGAACTACCCCTTTGTCCTCACCATCCAGCCCCTGATAGGAGCCATTGCTGCAG GAAATGCTGTGATTATCAAGCCTTCTGAAGTAAGTGAGAATACAGCCAAGCTCTTGGCTAAGCTCCTCCCTCAGTACTTGGACCAG GACCTGTATGCCGTCGTCAATGGTGGTGTCGAGGAGACCACGGAGCTTCTGAAGCAGCGATTTGACCACATTTTCTACACGGGAAACACCACTGTTGGAAAAATCGTTATGCAGGCTGCTGCCAAGCATCTGACCCCCGTGACCCTTGAACTGGGAGGGAAGAGCCCATGCTATGTGGACCAAGACTGTGACTTGGACGTCGCCTGCCG ACGCATCGCCTGGGGCAAGTTCATGAACTGTGGTCAGACCTGCATCGCCCCTGACTACGTGCTCTGTGAGCCATCCCTCCAGGACCTGATCGTGCGGAAGGTGCAGGAGGCCGTGAAG GAATTTTatggagaaaatataaaagaatctcCTGACTATGAGAGGATCGTCAATCTTCGTCATTTTAAGAGGATACAGTGTCTGCTGGAAGGACAGAAGATAGCTTTCGGTGGGGAGATAGATGAGTCCACACGCTACATAG cCCCAACAATACTCACTGACGTGGATCCTGACACCAAGGTGATGCAGGAAGAAATTTTTGGACCAATTCTTCCAATAGTGCCTGTGAAGAATGCAGATGAAGCCATACAGTTCATAAATGAACGTGAAAAGCCCCTGGCTTTCTACGTGTTTTCTCACAGCAGTAAG CTCATCAAGCGGATGATCGAGGGGACATCCAGCGGCGGTGTCACGGGCAATGATGTCATCATGCACTTCATGCTCAGCTCTCTGCCCTTCGGAGGCGTCG GGTCCAGCGGGATGGGAGCGTATCACGGAAAACACAGTTTCGATACTTTTTCCCATCAACGTCCCTGTTTATTAAAAACTCTCAAGCGGGAAGGCGCGAACCAACTCCGGTACCCTCCCAACAGCCAGTCGAAGGTGGCCTGGGCGAAATTTTTCTTGCTGAAGCGGTTCAACAAAGGGAGActcggcctcctgctgctcactTTCCTGGGTGTCCTGGCCGCCGTGCTCATCAAG